A stretch of Panthera tigris isolate Pti1 chromosome E2, P.tigris_Pti1_mat1.1, whole genome shotgun sequence DNA encodes these proteins:
- the LOC122234270 gene encoding LOW QUALITY PROTEIN: paraneoplastic antigen-like protein 8B (The sequence of the model RefSeq protein was modified relative to this genomic sequence to represent the inferred CDS: inserted 1 base in 1 codon): MHGALLVTGIPEGLEEAAVEAVLQPAFLPSPPARCRLCNTRAARDQKAEAAXVEFAEAINHASVPRQIPGKGGVRRVLCHDRAEDTRVLRQMKGLLLDEGPSEAGRRRWRPRGHAPLSRFASETQAQGSGPAPRQAGSPPGKGRRPRRNTARGNRWAQQGQEREPGGRQGAREEGVDPAERRGQRSGSPRVLGPGDGTDKAKQERAEAEPRGARPSASTGEKPGAQGGAARL; encoded by the exons ATGCACGGGGCCCTACTGGTCACCGGCATCCCGGAGGGCCTGGAGGAGGCGGCCGTCGAAGCCGTCTTGCAGCCggccttcctgccctcccccccagcaCGTTGCAGGCTGTGCAACACTAGGGCCGCGAGGGACCAGAAGGCCGAGGCCG CGGTGGAGTTTGCCGAGGCCATAAATCACGCCTCCGTGCCCAGACAGATCCCCGGCAAGGGCGGCGTCCGGAGGGTTCTGTGTCACGACCGCGCCGAGGACACAAGGGTCCTGAGGCAGATGAAAGGCCTGCTGCTGGATGAGGGGCCCTCGGAGGCGGGCCGCAGGCGCTGGAGGCCCCGGGGGCACGCCCCCCTCTCCCGCTTCGCTTCGGAGACCCAGGCCCAGGGCTCAGGGCCCGCTCCCAGGCAGGCCGGCTCCCCCCCAGGGAAGGGCCGCCGGCCTCGCAGAAACACAGCCAGAGGCAACAGGTGGGCCCAGCAGGGCCAGGAGAGAGAGCCAG GAGGCCGCCAAGGAGCTCGGGAAGAAGGAGTGGACCCTGCAGAGCGACGCGGGCAGAGGAGCGGGTCCCCGCGAGTTCTTGGCCCTGGTGACGGGACGGACAAAGCCAAGCAGGAGCGGGCGGAGGCAGAGCCCCGGGGGGCGAGGCCCTCAGCCTCCACAGGGGAGAAGCCCGGCGCCCAGGGGGGCGCGGCCCGGCTTTAG